A genomic window from Gymnodinialimonas ceratoperidinii includes:
- a CDS encoding TetR/AcrR family transcriptional regulator — MSSEARRKEFISKAIEFFAQEGFESSTRELARRLGVTQPLLYRYFPSKNDLIAEVYDAVYVKRWQDEWGVLLADRSIPLRERLVDFYDAYTEVVFHNDWMRIFLFSGLKGVDINRRYMQLVRERILEPILTENRFEEGLEDLTPTDEEVEAAWIMHGGIYYYGVRKLIYENAKLTNKRFVIETAIDGFLGHIAVIRDASSP, encoded by the coding sequence ATGTCATCGGAGGCGCGGCGCAAAGAGTTCATCAGCAAGGCGATCGAGTTCTTCGCGCAGGAGGGGTTCGAATCCTCGACCCGCGAATTGGCCCGGCGTCTCGGGGTGACGCAGCCTCTGCTCTATCGCTACTTTCCCTCGAAGAACGACCTGATCGCCGAGGTCTACGACGCGGTCTACGTCAAGCGGTGGCAGGATGAATGGGGCGTCCTGCTGGCCGACCGCTCGATACCGCTGCGCGAGCGTCTGGTCGACTTTTACGACGCCTATACGGAGGTCGTGTTTCACAACGACTGGATGCGGATCTTCCTGTTTTCCGGCCTGAAGGGCGTCGATATCAACCGCCGGTACATGCAACTGGTCCGGGAGCGCATCCTTGAGCCGATCCTGACGGAAAACCGGTTCGAGGAGGGGTTGGAGGATCTGACGCCCACCGATGAAGAGGTCGAGGCCGCGTGGATCATGCACGGCGGCATCTACTACTACGGCGTGCGCAAGCTGATCTACGAGAACGCAAAGCTGACCAACAAACGCTTCGTGATCGAGACCGCGATCGACGGTTTCCTGGGCCACATCGCGGTAATCCGCGACGCCTCATCCCCTTGA
- a CDS encoding xanthine dehydrogenase family protein molybdopterin-binding subunit has product MSGPRTIFDKPNSYIGKPVDRPDAKRLLQGRGKFVDDIQLPRMVHAAFVRSPVAHGKVLSIDLDEAREMPGVIALYTGADLAEHVEPYVGVLSHLAGLRSAPQMPLAVDAVRWTGEPVVMVVATSRALAEDAAAMIYVDIEELPAATDMERALEPDAPVIHADLGNNLAWDRTVEAGDPDAAFARDDVTVVERTFRFGRHTGVTLETRASVVEYDPSEDLLTCHYSGQAPHMMQFIFAKHLGLPEENVRVISNDVGGSFGIKIHTYGDEIATAAAAKLLGRPVKFVADRLESFLTDIHARDHVVHGRIAVTGEGRIAALAFDDVTGIGPYSMYPRTSAIEANQILNLTGAPYDFDNYRANAKVVFQNKNLMCQYRAVGHPIAMAVADGLLEEAAHQIGMDVVEIRRRNLIRDDAYPCTSATGMKLDDLSHHKTLDTLIETMGYDARRAEQAELRAQGVHRGIGLVSMIEVTNPSPMFYGIGGAPIASQDGSTIRLDAGGALHVSSSVTEQGQGTNTILAQIAAGVFGVDMARVKVTTGDTKTTPYGGGTWASRGAGIGGEATLQAAHALKEQVLAVAGVILQAKPEDLDIQDGHVTDTDGTQRITLSDLARTVYYRGNELPSDLTPELVATRHYRVTDFPFVFTNAAMAAEVELDIDTGFVKVLNFWAVEDCGRVINPKLVDGQIRGGVVQGIGGAFYEECIYSEDGQFENATMADYLVPMAFEMPDITIAHVETPTKTSVLGAKGAGEAGTGGAPAALMNAVNDALRPLGAQIHQMPMTPERILKALGTV; this is encoded by the coding sequence ATGAGCGGCCCCCGGACGATCTTCGACAAGCCCAACAGCTATATCGGCAAGCCCGTCGACCGCCCTGATGCCAAGCGCTTGCTGCAGGGACGCGGCAAGTTCGTGGACGACATCCAACTGCCCCGCATGGTGCACGCCGCCTTCGTGCGCTCGCCCGTGGCGCACGGGAAGGTTCTCTCCATCGATCTGGACGAGGCGCGTGAGATGCCCGGCGTCATCGCGCTCTATACCGGCGCTGATCTGGCGGAGCATGTGGAGCCCTACGTGGGCGTCCTCAGTCACCTTGCGGGCCTGCGGTCGGCACCGCAGATGCCGCTGGCCGTGGACGCGGTGCGTTGGACGGGGGAGCCCGTGGTGATGGTCGTCGCCACCTCCCGCGCCTTGGCCGAGGATGCCGCGGCCATGATCTACGTCGATATCGAGGAATTGCCCGCAGCCACGGACATGGAGCGCGCGCTGGAGCCTGACGCGCCGGTGATCCACGCCGACCTTGGCAACAATCTCGCCTGGGATCGGACCGTCGAGGCGGGCGATCCCGACGCGGCCTTCGCCCGTGACGATGTCACGGTGGTCGAGCGGACCTTTCGCTTCGGCCGCCACACCGGCGTGACGCTGGAGACCCGCGCCAGCGTGGTGGAATACGATCCTTCCGAAGACCTGTTGACCTGCCATTACTCCGGTCAGGCGCCGCACATGATGCAGTTCATCTTCGCCAAGCATCTCGGGCTGCCTGAAGAAAACGTGCGCGTGATCTCCAATGATGTTGGCGGCTCCTTCGGGATCAAGATCCACACCTACGGCGACGAGATCGCTACTGCCGCGGCGGCAAAACTGCTTGGGCGACCGGTGAAATTCGTGGCGGATCGGTTGGAAAGCTTCCTCACCGATATCCACGCGCGCGATCACGTCGTCCATGGCCGCATCGCGGTGACGGGCGAGGGGCGGATCGCCGCCCTGGCGTTCGACGATGTGACCGGCATCGGGCCCTATTCCATGTACCCCCGCACCTCCGCGATCGAGGCGAACCAGATCCTCAACCTCACCGGCGCGCCCTATGATTTCGACAACTACCGCGCCAATGCAAAGGTGGTGTTCCAGAACAAGAACCTGATGTGCCAGTACCGCGCCGTGGGTCATCCCATTGCGATGGCGGTTGCCGATGGCCTGCTGGAGGAAGCGGCGCATCAGATCGGCATGGACGTGGTCGAAATCCGTCGCCGCAACCTGATCCGCGACGACGCATATCCCTGCACATCGGCCACCGGCATGAAGCTCGACGATCTGTCCCATCACAAGACCCTCGACACGCTGATCGAGACCATGGGCTACGACGCGCGCCGCGCGGAACAGGCCGAGCTGCGCGCGCAAGGTGTCCACCGAGGCATCGGGCTCGTCTCGATGATCGAAGTGACCAATCCGAGCCCGATGTTCTATGGCATCGGCGGCGCGCCGATTGCCAGTCAGGACGGCTCCACCATCCGGCTCGACGCGGGCGGCGCACTGCATGTGTCCTCCTCGGTGACCGAGCAGGGGCAGGGGACCAACACCATCCTTGCGCAGATCGCGGCGGGCGTTTTCGGCGTCGACATGGCGCGTGTGAAGGTCACCACCGGCGACACGAAAACGACGCCCTACGGGGGCGGGACATGGGCTTCGCGCGGGGCCGGGATCGGCGGCGAGGCGACCTTGCAGGCCGCCCATGCGCTGAAGGAGCAGGTGCTGGCTGTCGCGGGAGTGATCCTGCAGGCCAAACCCGAGGACCTCGATATTCAGGACGGTCACGTGACCGATACCGACGGAACGCAGCGCATCACCCTGAGCGATCTTGCCCGGACGGTCTATTATCGCGGCAACGAGTTGCCCTCGGACCTGACGCCGGAGCTGGTGGCGACGCGCCACTACCGCGTCACCGATTTTCCTTTCGTCTTCACCAATGCCGCCATGGCGGCCGAGGTGGAGCTCGACATCGACACCGGCTTCGTGAAAGTGCTGAATTTCTGGGCCGTGGAGGACTGCGGCCGGGTCATCAACCCCAAGCTGGTCGACGGCCAGATCCGCGGCGGCGTGGTGCAGGGGATCGGCGGCGCTTTCTACGAGGAATGCATCTATTCCGAGGACGGTCAGTTCGAGAATGCAACCATGGCCGATTACCTCGTTCCGATGGCCTTCGAGATGCCCGATATCACCATCGCCCATGTCGAGACGCCGACCAAGACCAGCGTACTCGGCGCCAAAGGCGCGGGCGAGGCGGGGACCGGCGGCGCGCCCGCCGCCCTGATGAACGCCGTCAACGACGCCCTGCGCCCTCTCGGCGCGCAGATCCACCAAATGCCCATGACGCCCGAGCGCATCCTGAAAGCTCTCGGCACCGTTTAA
- a CDS encoding FAD binding domain-containing protein has translation MKAADFRYERPASVADALALLGDEDRDAAPLAGGQSLMPMMNFRLAQPGTLVDLSALDELRGIKRDGEVLRIGAMTRYVELVRSDLVAECVPLLALALPHIAHAAVRNRGTIGGSVALADPAAEMPALLLALDAEITVQSPTGTKTHAATDFFLGMYDTALEEGELVTEIAIPVAAETDRFSFYELARRHGDYAMAGVAVARRDGSHRIAFFSISDRALRATGAEAVLDAGGGVQEAVAALSELPFAGDLNAGEATKQHLSGVVLTRALEAL, from the coding sequence ATGAAAGCTGCTGATTTCCGCTATGAACGTCCTGCCTCGGTTGCGGATGCTCTGGCACTGCTTGGCGACGAGGATCGTGACGCCGCACCTCTGGCGGGCGGGCAGAGCCTGATGCCGATGATGAACTTCCGCCTCGCTCAACCCGGCACGCTGGTAGACCTCTCGGCGCTTGATGAATTGCGTGGCATCAAGCGGGACGGAGAGGTTTTGCGCATCGGGGCCATGACACGCTACGTGGAGCTTGTGCGCTCGGATCTTGTAGCGGAATGCGTGCCCCTTCTGGCGTTGGCCTTGCCGCATATCGCCCATGCCGCCGTGCGCAATCGCGGCACGATTGGCGGCTCGGTCGCGCTGGCCGATCCCGCGGCCGAGATGCCTGCGCTGCTGCTCGCCCTTGATGCGGAGATCACCGTGCAGTCGCCCACGGGGACCAAGACCCATGCCGCGACGGACTTCTTTCTCGGCATGTATGACACCGCGTTGGAGGAGGGCGAGTTGGTGACCGAAATCGCCATCCCCGTCGCAGCGGAAACCGACCGCTTTTCATTCTATGAGCTCGCCCGCCGCCACGGGGATTACGCCATGGCCGGCGTCGCGGTGGCGCGCCGGGACGGGTCGCACCGCATCGCGTTCTTCTCGATCTCGGACCGCGCCCTGCGCGCCACCGGGGCGGAAGCCGTGCTGGACGCAGGCGGCGGCGTGCAAGAGGCCGTTGCAGCCCTCTCGGAGCTTCCCTTCGCCGGCGATCTGAACGCGGGCGAAGCCACGAAACAGCACCTGTCGGGCGTCGTCCTGACCCGCGCATTGGAGGCGCTGTAG
- a CDS encoding (2Fe-2S)-binding protein: MSDTANISVTVNGETTAAAVPVRQNLVDFLRNTLGLTGSHVGCEHGVCGACTLEVDGAMVRGCLMLAVQADGAQITTVEGYGDRAEALRAAFVEHNALQCGYCTPGMMASALEYVEAGGQADRAAIREHLSGNYCRCTGYQSIVDAVCDVIEGESA; encoded by the coding sequence ATGTCAGACACCGCGAACATCTCGGTTACCGTCAACGGCGAGACCACGGCTGCCGCCGTGCCCGTGCGCCAGAACCTCGTCGATTTCCTGCGCAACACCCTGGGGCTCACCGGAAGCCACGTCGGCTGCGAGCATGGCGTCTGCGGCGCCTGCACGCTGGAGGTCGACGGCGCCATGGTGCGCGGCTGCCTGATGCTGGCGGTCCAAGCCGACGGTGCGCAGATCACTACGGTGGAAGGCTATGGCGACCGGGCCGAAGCCCTGCGCGCGGCCTTCGTTGAGCACAACGCGCTGCAATGCGGCTACTGCACGCCGGGCATGATGGCCTCGGCACTGGAATACGTGGAGGCCGGAGGCCAAGCCGACCGCGCTGCGATCCGCGAACATCTGAGCGGCAACTATTGTCGCTGCACCGGCTATCAATCCATCGTCGACGCCGTCTGCGACGTGATCGAGGGAGAGAGCGCATGA